In Burkholderia savannae, one genomic interval encodes:
- a CDS encoding DUF935 domain-containing protein, with protein MAQILDMYGQPIQREVLSEPQTSKLGWITRDFAQHPSRGLTPKKLHSILEAAEYGDLMAQSDLFVDMEERDAHLFAEMSKRKRALLTLDWNIVAPANASAEEKKQTAQLDEWFTDIANFDDVLFDLMDAVGHGFSAQEIEWHQVEKVWLPKTLTHRPQRWFRTPLYDGNDLRLRDNSSDGQPLWPFGWLVHKHRAKSGYLTRAGLHRVLAWPYLFKTYAVSDLAEFLEIYGLPLRVGKYPPGSTKEEKATLLRAVAEIGHNAAGIIPEGMMIEFQEASDGTKDPFEAMINWCEKSVSKAILGGTLTSQADGKTSTNALGKTHNEVRQDLLTSDARQAQRTLTSLCYMLSALNFGASDPRRCPRFEFDTRDPADLALYADAIPKFVGAGMKIGRQWAQDKLMIPEPKDGEDILTVPKPQMALPPEERVDELPRTAKMRYRAVLRNAAGEIVYPDQDELDQTIAALPADAITEALRATLGPAIAALRRGATPDEAIEMLLEAQPDMDDTAMQELLAHCIFVADVWGRLNGG; from the coding sequence ATGGCTCAAATTCTTGATATGTACGGACAGCCGATCCAGCGCGAAGTGCTGTCCGAACCGCAGACGTCGAAGCTCGGCTGGATCACGCGCGATTTCGCGCAGCATCCGTCGCGGGGCCTCACGCCGAAGAAGCTGCATTCGATTCTGGAAGCCGCCGAGTATGGCGACCTGATGGCGCAGTCTGATCTGTTCGTCGACATGGAGGAACGCGACGCGCACCTGTTCGCCGAGATGAGCAAGCGCAAGCGCGCGCTGCTCACGCTCGACTGGAACATCGTCGCACCCGCGAATGCCAGCGCCGAAGAGAAAAAGCAAACCGCGCAGTTGGATGAGTGGTTCACCGACATCGCCAACTTCGACGACGTGCTATTCGATCTGATGGACGCGGTCGGCCACGGTTTCTCGGCGCAGGAGATCGAGTGGCACCAGGTCGAGAAGGTATGGCTCCCGAAAACGCTTACTCACCGGCCGCAGCGCTGGTTCCGCACGCCGCTGTACGACGGCAACGATCTGCGTCTGCGTGACAACTCGTCGGACGGCCAACCGCTCTGGCCGTTCGGATGGCTCGTGCACAAGCATCGCGCGAAGAGTGGCTATCTGACCCGTGCAGGTCTGCACCGCGTGTTGGCGTGGCCGTACCTGTTCAAGACCTATGCCGTATCGGACCTGGCCGAGTTCCTCGAAATCTACGGCTTGCCGCTGCGTGTCGGCAAGTATCCGCCGGGCTCGACGAAGGAAGAGAAAGCCACGCTGCTGCGTGCGGTCGCCGAGATCGGCCACAACGCGGCCGGCATCATCCCGGAGGGGATGATGATCGAGTTCCAGGAAGCGTCCGACGGCACGAAAGACCCGTTCGAGGCGATGATCAACTGGTGCGAGAAGAGCGTGTCGAAGGCGATCCTCGGTGGCACGCTTACGTCGCAGGCCGACGGCAAGACGTCGACGAACGCGCTCGGCAAGACGCACAACGAGGTGCGGCAGGATCTGTTGACGTCGGATGCCCGCCAGGCGCAGCGCACGCTCACGAGCCTCTGTTACATGCTGTCGGCGCTGAACTTCGGCGCATCCGACCCACGCCGCTGCCCGCGTTTCGAATTCGACACCCGCGACCCTGCGGACTTGGCGCTGTATGCCGATGCGATTCCGAAGTTCGTCGGAGCCGGAATGAAAATCGGCCGCCAGTGGGCGCAGGACAAGCTCATGATCCCGGAGCCGAAGGACGGCGAGGACATCCTCACGGTGCCGAAGCCGCAGATGGCGCTGCCGCCCGAGGAACGTGTCGACGAGCTGCCGCGTACCGCGAAGATGCGGTATCGCGCCGTGCTGCGCAACGCAGCCGGCGAGATCGTCTATCCCGATCAGGACGAACTGGATCAGACGATCGCCGCGCTGCCGGCCGACGCGATCACCGAGGCGCTGCGCGCCACGCTCGGACCGGCGATCGCGGCGCTACGTCGGGGCGCGACGCCTGACGAGGCGATCGAGATGCTGCTCGAAGCGCAGCCGGACATGGACGATACGGCGATGCAGGAGCTGCTCGCGCACTGCATCTTCGTGGCCGACGTGTGGGGGCGGCTGAATGGCGGTTGA
- a CDS encoding phage tail sheath C-terminal domain-containing protein → MASQNIAFDTIPSGIRKPGKYFEYNTKLAVRTLPANDQTVIIVGQRTADGTVPALKPVDVFSGDQAALYFGAGSLAHIAAVAAITANKYVSLTVIAVDDAQAGQPAKGSVEFKGPATADGAFALIIGNTRVDIAVYATDTETAIATRLAAQIAQKTALPVTADSVNGKVTLTTKNKGAFGNDMVLSQLNQAAGVTATITAFTGGLNDPDIALALAAVYGAKYNVYVTCWPTKESLTKLRTHLDSISGPLEQRPAVSVAGTPATLATATTLAGDLDAGRITIGWHPGSVCLPAEIAAAYAAVIASETDPARPLNTLALTGLDVTPIPSQPGRTEQEKALHNGVTPFEIGPGNAVQIVRSITTYTKDAQGIDDPALLDITTIRTLDYVRKACQQRIALRFPREKQSEKTPPKVRSELLDVLYKLEELEIIENVDANKDKLIVERDLQDVNQLNAAIPCDVVNGLHVFAGRIDLIL, encoded by the coding sequence ATGGCAAGCCAAAACATCGCTTTCGATACGATCCCGTCGGGCATCCGCAAGCCGGGCAAGTACTTCGAATACAACACGAAACTCGCCGTGCGTACGCTGCCGGCGAACGACCAGACCGTGATCATCGTCGGGCAGCGTACCGCTGACGGCACTGTCCCGGCGCTGAAGCCGGTCGATGTGTTCTCCGGCGACCAGGCGGCGCTGTACTTCGGCGCAGGCTCGCTCGCGCACATCGCGGCCGTCGCGGCGATCACGGCGAACAAATACGTCAGCCTGACGGTCATCGCCGTCGACGACGCGCAGGCCGGCCAACCGGCCAAGGGATCGGTCGAGTTCAAGGGGCCAGCGACGGCCGATGGCGCGTTCGCGCTGATCATCGGCAACACCCGGGTCGACATCGCCGTGTACGCGACCGACACGGAAACGGCGATTGCCACGCGTCTCGCGGCTCAGATCGCGCAGAAGACGGCGCTGCCAGTCACGGCGGATTCGGTCAACGGCAAGGTGACGTTGACGACGAAGAACAAGGGCGCGTTCGGCAATGACATGGTCCTGTCGCAGCTCAACCAGGCAGCCGGCGTCACGGCGACGATCACGGCGTTCACGGGCGGCCTGAACGATCCCGACATCGCCCTGGCGCTCGCGGCCGTGTACGGCGCGAAGTACAACGTGTATGTGACGTGCTGGCCGACGAAGGAATCACTGACGAAGCTGCGCACGCACCTGGACAGCATCTCGGGGCCGCTCGAACAGCGTCCGGCAGTGAGCGTCGCTGGCACGCCCGCGACGCTCGCCACCGCGACCACGCTGGCCGGCGACCTCGACGCGGGCCGGATCACGATCGGCTGGCACCCGGGTTCGGTGTGCTTGCCGGCCGAGATCGCCGCCGCCTATGCGGCTGTCATTGCCAGCGAGACGGACCCGGCTCGGCCGCTGAACACGCTCGCGCTGACCGGTCTCGACGTGACGCCGATCCCGTCGCAGCCCGGGCGCACCGAGCAGGAGAAAGCGCTGCACAACGGCGTGACGCCGTTCGAGATCGGCCCGGGCAACGCTGTGCAGATCGTCCGGTCAATCACGACGTACACAAAGGATGCACAGGGCATCGACGATCCGGCGCTGCTCGACATCACGACGATCCGCACGCTTGACTACGTTCGCAAGGCGTGTCAGCAGCGCATTGCGCTGCGGTTTCCGCGCGAGAAGCAGTCGGAGAAGACGCCGCCGAAGGTGCGCAGCGAACTGCTCGATGTGCTCTACAAGCTGGAAGAGCTGGAAATCATCGAGAACGTCGACGCGAACAAGGACAAGCTGATCGTCGAGCGCGATCTGCAGGACGTCAACCAGCTCAATGCTGCGATCCCGTGCGACGTCGTGAACGGGTTGCACGTGTTCGCCGGCCGGATCGACCTGATCCTGTAA
- a CDS encoding DUF2635 domain-containing protein → MKVKARSGLRVPKEHASRQYITDAEAVDVPDTAYYHRRVADGDLVVEAAPAVESSVDVAPSPAVESSAKKAAKGT, encoded by the coding sequence ATGAAAGTGAAAGCCCGTTCCGGGTTGCGTGTCCCGAAGGAACACGCATCGCGCCAGTACATCACGGACGCTGAAGCCGTCGATGTGCCGGATACCGCCTATTACCACCGCCGCGTCGCCGACGGCGATCTGGTTGTGGAAGCTGCGCCGGCCGTGGAGTCGAGCGTCGACGTCGCGCCGAGTCCCGCGGTTGAATCGAGTGCCAAAAAGGCCGCGAAAGGAACCTAA
- a CDS encoding Mu-like prophage major head subunit gpT family protein: MEINRANLRALFTGYNTVFQQAFDGAPSDWNRVAMPVPSTTSQEVYPWLGQTTRFREWIGDRVLQNLTSHDFSIKNKSFENTVTVGRTTVEDDTYGIYKPAMAQLGLDAKQHPDELVFGLLKQGATKTCYDGQYFFDTDHPVVQENGTVGSVSNFKAGTGPTWYLLDMTRVVKPIILQQRKPYNFVAMDQETDEVVFSANALRYGVDARCNVGFALWQLAYASQDELNEDSYEAARQAMTSMKGDNGRPLGIRPSLLVVPPMYEGRGRKILNADANNYGATNVWKGSADLLATPWLA; encoded by the coding sequence ATGGAAATCAATCGCGCCAACTTGCGCGCCCTGTTCACGGGATACAACACCGTATTCCAGCAAGCCTTCGACGGCGCGCCGTCCGACTGGAATCGCGTGGCGATGCCAGTGCCGTCGACCACTTCGCAGGAAGTCTATCCGTGGCTCGGCCAGACCACACGCTTTCGCGAGTGGATCGGCGACCGTGTTCTTCAGAACCTGACGTCCCACGATTTCTCGATCAAGAACAAATCGTTTGAGAACACAGTCACAGTCGGCCGCACCACGGTCGAGGACGATACCTACGGCATTTACAAGCCGGCTATGGCGCAGCTCGGCCTCGACGCGAAGCAGCATCCGGACGAGCTGGTGTTCGGCTTGCTCAAGCAAGGTGCGACGAAAACCTGCTACGACGGTCAATATTTTTTCGATACCGATCATCCGGTCGTGCAGGAAAACGGCACGGTCGGTTCCGTCTCGAACTTCAAGGCAGGCACTGGCCCGACCTGGTATTTGCTTGATATGACGCGCGTCGTCAAGCCGATCATCTTGCAGCAGCGCAAGCCGTACAACTTCGTGGCTATGGACCAGGAAACCGACGAAGTCGTGTTCTCGGCGAACGCGCTCCGCTACGGCGTCGACGCACGTTGCAACGTCGGCTTCGCACTTTGGCAACTCGCGTATGCATCGCAGGACGAGCTGAACGAAGACAGCTACGAGGCCGCTCGCCAGGCAATGACCAGCATGAAGGGCGACAACGGCCGCCCGCTCGGCATCCGACCGTCGCTCCTGGTCGTGCCGCCGATGTATGAGGGGCGCGGCCGGAAGATCCTCAACGCCGATGCGAACAACTACGGCGCGACCAACGTCTGGAAGGGTTCGGCCGATCTATTGGCGACGCCCTGGCTGGCATAG
- a CDS encoding PBECR2 nuclease fold domain-containing protein yields the protein MAVDLAYAIGLEPEKAIAYFESKGYQIGFRWQDVAAEAHAKAFTVAGVMKVDVLQDIRQALTTSLKKGTTFDEFKRQLSPVLERKGWLGQGVIVDPDTGEIEGKRLTPRRLQTIFQTNMQSAYMAGRYATQLEQVDTHPYWEYVAVLDSRTRPAHRALAGAIYRYDDPFWLTFYPPNGYRCRCRVRTRTRAYVEQNGIPVRDSTGNIVEVEIVDRSGVKQPALAYKDPATGQKLLPDPGFSSNPGAQWMKPFTPPPSDSLPRTFPSGVELPTLPTPTPVPASTMLPAGLPPQQYAQAFLREFGLQLGESKVFKDVTRSAVTISEDLFQAGDGSWKADKDGRGAYMSLLARAIQEPDEVWLRWEESRAQPGAWLLKRRYIKSWLIDGQAGAQYGLSVFELGQDGWAGSTAMMANVERGEEARRRYIEKQRDGFLAYRK from the coding sequence ATGGCGGTTGATCTGGCCTACGCGATCGGCCTCGAACCGGAGAAAGCGATCGCCTACTTCGAGTCGAAGGGCTACCAGATCGGATTCCGCTGGCAGGACGTCGCCGCCGAGGCGCACGCGAAGGCGTTCACGGTTGCCGGCGTGATGAAGGTCGACGTGCTGCAGGACATTCGCCAGGCGCTCACGACGTCGTTAAAAAAGGGCACGACGTTCGACGAGTTTAAACGGCAGCTCTCGCCGGTCCTGGAGCGTAAGGGCTGGCTCGGCCAGGGCGTAATAGTCGACCCGGACACTGGCGAGATCGAGGGCAAGCGGCTCACGCCCCGTCGCCTGCAGACGATCTTCCAGACCAACATGCAGTCGGCCTACATGGCCGGCCGCTACGCAACGCAGCTCGAGCAGGTCGACACGCATCCGTATTGGGAGTACGTCGCGGTGCTCGATAGCCGCACGCGGCCGGCGCACCGCGCGCTCGCCGGCGCGATCTACCGGTACGACGATCCGTTCTGGCTGACGTTCTATCCGCCGAACGGCTACCGGTGCCGATGCCGCGTGCGGACCCGCACGCGCGCGTATGTCGAACAGAACGGTATCCCGGTACGCGACAGCACGGGGAACATCGTCGAGGTCGAGATTGTCGATCGCTCGGGCGTGAAGCAGCCCGCGCTCGCCTATAAAGACCCGGCCACCGGTCAGAAGCTGCTGCCGGACCCGGGTTTCAGCTCGAACCCCGGCGCGCAGTGGATGAAGCCGTTCACACCGCCGCCGTCCGACAGCTTGCCGCGCACCTTCCCGTCCGGCGTCGAGCTGCCGACGTTGCCGACGCCGACCCCGGTGCCGGCGTCGACCATGCTGCCGGCCGGCCTTCCCCCGCAGCAATACGCGCAGGCGTTCCTGCGGGAGTTCGGCCTGCAGCTCGGCGAGTCGAAGGTATTCAAGGACGTCACGCGCTCGGCCGTCACGATCTCGGAGGATCTGTTCCAGGCCGGCGACGGAAGCTGGAAGGCGGACAAGGATGGGCGCGGCGCGTATATGTCGCTGCTCGCGCGGGCGATCCAGGAACCGGACGAGGTATGGCTGCGGTGGGAAGAGAGTCGCGCGCAGCCCGGGGCGTGGTTGCTCAAACGGCGCTACATCAAGTCCTGGTTGATCGACGGCCAGGCTGGCGCGCAATACGGTCTGAGCGTGTTCGAGCTGGGCCAGGACGGCTGGGCCGGGTCGACGGCCATGATGGCGAACGTCGAGCGCGGCGAGGAAGCGCGCCGTCGCTATATAGAGAAGCAGCGTGACGGCTTTCTGGCGTACCGCAAATAG
- a CDS encoding gp436 family protein, with the protein MYATVEFMIGRFGQREAISLSDRERTGDVNAVVLADALDEASAEIDTYLAGRYALPLDPQPKMLAGVCCDIARYRLCGGETVMTDEIDKRYKAAIAFLKLVATGDVTLGSTTTGSIPQPDNSVQFVTGTRVFARENR; encoded by the coding sequence ATGTACGCCACCGTCGAATTCATGATCGGTCGCTTCGGACAGCGCGAGGCGATCTCGCTGTCCGATCGCGAACGCACCGGCGACGTGAACGCCGTCGTGCTGGCCGATGCGCTCGACGAGGCATCCGCCGAGATCGATACGTATCTGGCGGGCCGGTACGCGCTGCCGCTCGATCCGCAACCGAAGATGCTCGCGGGCGTGTGTTGCGACATCGCGCGCTATCGCCTGTGCGGCGGCGAAACCGTCATGACCGACGAAATCGACAAGCGTTACAAGGCCGCGATCGCATTCCTGAAGCTCGTCGCGACCGGCGACGTCACGCTCGGCTCGACGACGACGGGTTCGATTCCGCAACCCGACAACTCTGTCCAGTTCGTGACAGGCACGCGCGTGTTCGCTCGCGAGAACCGATAA
- a CDS encoding phage protease — MATFFIAALSAQIQSTGTTLKLLPAGEFRARDGRPTQCAAWRLDAAGAERLIAAASARQTRYVIDYEHQTLNAATNGQPAPAAAWFKTLEWREGDGLYATDVKWTARASLMLDADEYAYISPVFAFDKAGNVTALLNAALTNDPALDCLDEVQLTAACSAAMHAFDSAAHAALSTVLPTEVPNMEELLEQLRWLLNMPVGATADDVTAQLKKLIESLSGGQGVAAASANLPALLDAQRSQIATLTANQADPARFVPIAVMTDLRTQLDAANAKLAGNEVEELVTAALKNGRLLPAQEGWARDLGKSNVAALKQFISTAQPIQALGGTQTGGNPPADDKTGAAALSAEELAVCKALGLDPATYKTSQPAA; from the coding sequence ATGGCTACTTTCTTCATCGCGGCGCTTTCGGCGCAAATCCAATCCACCGGCACGACGCTCAAGCTGCTGCCGGCCGGCGAGTTCCGTGCGCGGGACGGCCGGCCGACCCAATGCGCAGCGTGGCGGCTCGATGCGGCTGGCGCGGAACGCCTCATCGCGGCGGCCAGCGCGCGCCAGACCCGCTATGTGATCGACTATGAGCACCAGACGCTGAACGCGGCGACGAACGGCCAGCCCGCGCCGGCCGCCGCGTGGTTCAAGACGCTGGAATGGCGTGAAGGCGATGGTCTGTACGCGACCGACGTCAAATGGACCGCTCGCGCTTCCTTGATGCTCGACGCCGACGAATACGCCTACATCTCTCCCGTGTTCGCCTTTGACAAGGCGGGCAACGTGACCGCGCTGCTCAATGCGGCGCTGACCAACGACCCCGCGCTCGACTGTCTCGACGAGGTGCAGCTCACGGCTGCCTGCTCGGCGGCGATGCACGCATTCGACTCCGCCGCGCACGCGGCGCTTTCCACTGTCCTACCTACCGAGGTTCCCAATATGGAAGAACTCCTGGAACAACTGCGCTGGCTGCTGAACATGCCGGTCGGCGCGACCGCCGATGACGTCACGGCCCAGCTCAAGAAGCTGATCGAATCGCTGTCCGGCGGCCAGGGCGTCGCGGCCGCGAGCGCCAACCTGCCGGCGTTGCTCGACGCGCAGCGCAGCCAGATCGCCACGCTCACGGCAAACCAGGCCGACCCGGCGCGCTTCGTGCCGATCGCGGTCATGACCGACCTGCGCACGCAGCTCGACGCGGCCAACGCGAAGCTCGCCGGCAACGAAGTCGAGGAACTGGTGACGGCCGCGCTGAAGAACGGCCGCCTGCTGCCTGCGCAGGAAGGCTGGGCGCGCGACCTGGGCAAGAGCAACGTCGCCGCGCTGAAGCAATTCATCTCGACCGCTCAACCGATCCAAGCGCTCGGCGGCACGCAGACGGGCGGCAACCCGCCGGCCGATGACAAAACGGGCGCTGCCGCGCTGTCGGCCGAAGAACTCGCCGTGTGTAAGGCGCTCGGCCTCGACCCTGCGACCTACAAGACGTCGCAGCCGGCCGCCTGA
- a CDS encoding DUF1804 family protein: MAYPKEVRDKVRRAFVFDRLSLEVAALKSGVNSSTARRWKDDARAAGDDWDKAQAAQLIAGGGIEGAARQMLAGLVTQYQATMDELDGAEMKPADKVALLASLADAYNKTINASKRILPETNELAIAMGVVQRLATFIKDRHPEHVGAFADVLGPFGDELATAYG, from the coding sequence ATGGCCTACCCGAAGGAAGTGCGCGACAAGGTGCGTCGAGCTTTCGTGTTCGATCGTCTGTCGCTCGAAGTCGCCGCGCTAAAGAGCGGCGTCAATTCGTCGACGGCTCGGCGCTGGAAGGACGATGCGCGCGCGGCCGGTGACGATTGGGACAAGGCCCAGGCAGCGCAGCTCATCGCGGGCGGTGGCATTGAAGGCGCGGCCCGTCAGATGCTGGCCGGCCTGGTCACGCAATATCAAGCGACGATGGACGAACTGGACGGTGCGGAGATGAAGCCGGCCGACAAGGTCGCGCTGCTCGCGAGTCTCGCCGATGCGTACAACAAGACGATCAACGCATCGAAACGCATCCTGCCGGAGACGAACGAGCTGGCGATCGCGATGGGCGTCGTGCAGCGCCTGGCTACATTCATCAAGGATCGGCATCCGGAACACGTCGGCGCGTTCGCCGATGTCCTCGGCCCGTTCGGCGACGAGTTGGCCACCGCCTATGGTTGA
- a CDS encoding phage virion morphogenesis protein has translation MIETQVDDTQYEAAMARVYALMQDASPITSLIAALMLDAVEENFAQQGRPKWLGLSPKTLKRRREEAGTGKILQRSGRLASSVTSTHDATSARVGTNVVYAAIHQFGGTIQRHPMSGYVRLRKGRDGMIMRQANHPHLAVFAKNGHKQVKIVKWTRSQGWTIKIPARPFFVLTEADNIGIESEVSTYLRRLFDA, from the coding sequence ATGATTGAAACCCAGGTCGATGACACGCAGTACGAGGCGGCGATGGCGCGGGTGTACGCGCTGATGCAGGATGCCTCGCCGATCACGTCGCTGATCGCCGCGCTGATGCTCGACGCAGTCGAAGAGAATTTCGCGCAACAGGGGCGGCCGAAGTGGCTCGGGTTGAGTCCGAAGACGCTCAAGCGCCGCCGCGAGGAAGCCGGCACTGGCAAGATTCTGCAGCGCTCGGGCCGACTCGCGTCGAGCGTCACGTCGACGCACGACGCCACGTCCGCCCGCGTCGGCACTAATGTCGTATACGCGGCGATCCACCAGTTCGGCGGCACGATCCAGCGCCATCCCATGTCCGGCTACGTTAGATTGCGCAAGGGCCGCGACGGCATGATCATGCGCCAAGCGAACCACCCGCACCTGGCCGTGTTCGCGAAGAACGGCCACAAGCAGGTCAAGATCGTGAAATGGACCCGCAGCCAGGGCTGGACGATCAAGATTCCGGCGCGTCCGTTCTTCGTGCTGACCGAGGCGGACAATATCGGGATCGAGTCGGAGGTTTCCACCTACCTGCGCCGCCTATTCGATGCTTGA
- a CDS encoding DUF1834 family protein — protein sequence MPYVPIVTAVELGVVDRLTRGLGKMVAEVKTYGGEFDDEELDTVVRRFPAAWVTFGGVKRTDPVATSRSKWKAEATFVVMVGARSVRNEETSRHGGPAQIEVGTNLLISAVRYLLNEQDMGLPIRHFAPGAIRTLFNTKVRNDAMSVYALEFHTAWVEDTLFVGAFPQGSVEGPLGEVFEQYEGQLDPPTPDWKSTLLRYYLQPGTDRPADAVDHIEMKEQP from the coding sequence ATGCCCTACGTCCCGATCGTCACTGCAGTTGAGCTTGGCGTCGTCGACCGCCTCACGCGCGGCCTCGGCAAGATGGTCGCCGAGGTCAAGACCTACGGCGGGGAATTCGACGACGAAGAATTGGACACCGTCGTGCGGCGCTTCCCGGCTGCGTGGGTGACGTTTGGCGGCGTGAAGCGCACCGATCCCGTCGCGACGAGTCGCTCGAAGTGGAAGGCCGAGGCGACCTTCGTCGTGATGGTCGGCGCACGCAGCGTTCGGAACGAAGAAACCAGTCGGCACGGCGGGCCGGCGCAGATCGAGGTCGGCACGAACCTGCTGATCTCGGCCGTCCGCTACCTCCTGAACGAGCAGGACATGGGCCTGCCGATCCGGCATTTCGCGCCGGGCGCGATTCGCACGCTGTTCAACACGAAGGTCCGTAACGACGCCATGTCGGTCTACGCGCTCGAATTTCATACCGCGTGGGTCGAAGACACGCTGTTCGTCGGTGCATTTCCGCAAGGCAGCGTCGAAGGGCCGCTCGGCGAGGTGTTCGAGCAATACGAAGGTCAGCTCGATCCACCGACGCCGGACTGGAAGTCGACGCTGCTGCGCTACTACCTGCAACCCGGCACCGATCGCCCGGCCGATGCGGTGGATCACATTGAGATGAAGGAGCAACCATGA
- a CDS encoding TraR/DksA C4-type zinc finger protein: MDDFDHASDIEEQYRALAIAAATRPTRSTASSEAFCQNDACGEPIPEERRRAVPGCRFCIECQERREQVINRRYACK; encoded by the coding sequence ATGGATGACTTTGACCACGCGAGCGACATCGAAGAACAGTACCGCGCGCTCGCGATCGCGGCGGCAACGCGACCCACTCGCAGCACTGCCAGTTCGGAAGCGTTCTGCCAGAACGATGCATGCGGCGAACCAATTCCCGAGGAACGTCGACGCGCGGTACCGGGCTGCCGATTCTGCATTGAATGCCAGGAGCGTCGTGAGCAGGTTATCAACCGGAGGTATGCGTGCAAGTGA